GGTCAGGTCAGATGAGAACGAAAGTGAACTTTATCTTAGAAATTGGCCGGGCTTGGTTTCTAATAAAAATTAATAATCATGTCAACAGATTCAGTTCTCTCATTAGCCAAGCTTCTTGACAAGTAAAAATCAATCTTCTATGTTTGGCTCTACCTGTTAGGAAGTTTGGAAGCCACAGCTGATGTATCTCAATATCCtattgatttcaaattttcttTATTTCAAAACTTAAAACAGGTGCCTTCGTTGGGGTCTCACTGGAAGGAAATGTCGTGACAACCAGATTAGACACCAACCTGCGCTTCTACGGGGACGCTTACTTGACTACAAACGATATCCTGTTTGGGAGGGTGGAGAAGCCCAGAGCTGCCCAGCCCCTGTACTCAGCTCTAGATGATCTATTCTCCAAAATGGTTTGCTAGTTCTGGTCATGGTAGTCTCAGATTTCAGTGATGTACATATATCTAAAAAAGATGCTAGGAAATTCCTTGgggaaaaatgaaaatgtaCAGGTTTTATTGGATGGGTTCACTGTAAGTACGTACTGACGCATGTAAATATTGTCAGGATGTCTGCGGTTGTGTTGCAATCGTGCAGTGAAGCACTTTTAAGTAACTCAAGTCCTTGTGGTGAAAACGGAGGACCACCTCAAATTCAAAAGGAAGTGGTACAAGTAAAAGATTAGATTGTTCGTGTTTGCATCTGGACAGAGAGTTGGCTTCACAAAGCACAACATCTTTATCCAGCAATTTGCTTATGAAGTTAATCAGTAACACGCTTGTGTTGGGATTTACACTTATCAaaagaaattttgtgtgaattGAAGAACTATTTCTTCAGTTAGTTTTACTTGCATTTTGGGTGAGATTAACCTCATTTATTATGCGATTGCCCTTTGGTTGAGAAATTGCTAACTACGTTTGCCTACCATTTTACAAGCAATGCTTAGTCATGAAGAAAAGAGTCAATAAAAATCTGCATTTCCGGACTACAGTGACGAAAGGAGCCAACTGTTCAAGTATAGAGACTTCTACTGCATTTTTACTGTATGGAGTAGGAGAATTTGATGGTTCCCCTTGTCTTTCCTGCCACAAGTGGCCGATTAATAACAGGGATACAAACTGTATCGGAAACTAGATCAGGAGGCGTTTACTTGGGAGCACAGTCGGACGTGGCAATCTTGGAGTCCTATCCCCTTATCCTTCTTCTACTGGCAAGCGGCACGGCTTCTCTTATAATTAGCCGGATGGTTCCTTCCCATGCCCGTGGTAACCTAAAAATTAGACTGCCGTGACAGTCCGCAGTGTACGGGGAACCATTATAGAACAGCTCAAGTTGCCGAGCTGCGTCGTCTTGAGACTTCTTAACACGTGAGACGATGCTGATGCAGTACAGAGCTTGGTCAATGGTCAACGAACCGATTGCACTTGGAATTAATCAGAATAAACTAGCACTAGTAGCTCGATCTGATGAAGTTTCGCTGCTCGGAACGTAGGAATTTCTTTCTCAGCTTGCGGATGGATCCCCACGCCACGTTTGGAGGTAACGATCGTCGGCTCGTCTCGTGTTTGTTCACTGGCCAGATCTGTGAGCTAGTAGTAAAAGTGTAAAACAGAATCACGTGTATCCAAATTAAATATCCTCCCAAAAATCAACCCACTGCCGATTTTTCTACCGCAAAAGGTATTACTAGTAGTAAAACCAGCTGATTCGATCTCCCTCGATCCTGCCCACAAGTTGAAAGACAGAAAATTAATTACAGATCTGCGTGTGATACCCAACTTATGCTATGCTCAATAGTTGACCGAATGGTTAATCCCACGATGAATGGCAATCAAAATGGTCCGTTCTACTACGTGATACACGTGTTTAGCAACCCAAAAAGGGATCGTGCACTCTTCATGTATAGTCGTCTCATGCATAGAGACTGCTACTTACCAGTAAGTTGCCAGTGCAGTGTAGGTGGTCAGTGAAGCGCCTATTTATATTGTGGCATGAACctaaagcaagttcgatcatACCCATCAGTTGTGACCAGCattgcatcttcttcctctctgccATGGCTTCCTGCTCGCCGCTGCTGTTGCTCGCCGTCCTGCTGGCCGTATCGTCATCGCCGTCCCTcgtgccggtggcggcgcagtACCCCGGCGACTGGCTGACGCACATCACCGTGTACATGCACGAGACGGTCTCCGGCCGGCACGCCACGATGCTGAGGTCCGTGCAGTCCCCGCTGGGCGGCAACTCCATGTTCGGCACGGTGAACGTGCTGGACAACGAGCTGCGCGACGGGCCGGACCGGTGGGCCTCGAACCTCGTGGGTCGGTTCCAGGGCCTGTTCGTCGGGTCCGGGGTGGTGAGCCCGCCGGGCCTGATGACGTCGATGAACGTGGTGTTCACGGCGGGCAAGTACAACGGGAGCACGCTCGCGTTGCTGGGCCCCGTGCTGGACTTCGAGGCCCCCGTGGAGCGCTCCTTGGTGGGCGGCACCGGCCGCTTCAGGATGGCCCGTGGCTACTCCGTCATGACCTCCGTGAGGAACTACACCACGCCGGACTccgtcgtcctcgtcgacaAGATCGACCTCTACGCCAAGATCCGTTATCAAGAAATCACCTTGACGCC
This is a stretch of genomic DNA from Brachypodium distachyon strain Bd21 chromosome 1, Brachypodium_distachyon_v3.0, whole genome shotgun sequence. It encodes these proteins:
- the LOC100830880 gene encoding dirigent protein 21, producing MASCSPLLLLAVLLAVSSSPSLVPVAAQYPGDWLTHITVYMHETVSGRHATMLRSVQSPLGGNSMFGTVNVLDNELRDGPDRWASNLVGRFQGLFVGSGVVSPPGLMTSMNVVFTAGKYNGSTLALLGPVLDFEAPVERSLVGGTGRFRMARGYSVMTSVRNYTTPDSVVLVDKIDLYAKIRYQEITLTPPEKFTRESLFDE